Sequence from the Amycolatopsis sp. NBC_00345 genome:
CCGGATCGGACAGCTCCGCCCGCAGTGCCGTGATCGAGGTGTCCGGCAGGTCCAGGATCAGCGCTTCCTTGGCCGGGAAGTAGTTGAAGACGGTCTTCTCCGACACCCCACAGGCTTCGGCGATCTCGGCCACCCTGACCTCGTCGAAGCCACGGGCCAGGAACATCTCCGTCGCGGTGTCGGACAGCTGCCGGCGCATCTGCCGCTTCTTGCGCTCGCGCAAGCCCTCCGTCTTGCTGCCGGCTGTCCGGTCCACGGTCCGCGCGCTCATGCCGTCAGCATAACGACACTTGCCAAAAACTTTCAGCGAGGAAGCCGCCGTAGAAGTCAAGACCGCCAAGGGTTTCCGCGGCACCAGGCTGCACCGGGCCATCGACGCCGACGCCCCGTACCCCCTGGTGAACGTCGCCCGGTGGGACAGCGCCGAGGACATGCGGGCCGCGGTCGGCGAGCGCTTCACCGGGCAGGAGGGCGGGCCGGTCTCCATCCAGCCCGCGCTCTACCGGATCGTGCACGACGCGGAGGACCCGCAGCCGTGAGCCCGAGCGTCCGGGGGCGATTACCCCCGAGGTAATCGCCCCCGGACGCCCCGACCGGGTTGACTGGACCCCATGACCGACCCCGAGGGCACGCAGCTGTTCCACCGGACCATGCCGTTCAGCGAGCGGCTCGGCATCGAAGTCCTCGAGCACGGCAAAGGCCTCGTGCGCAGCCGCATCGCGTGGGACGAGTCGCTCTGCACGATCGGCGGAGCGCTGCACGGCGGGGTGCTGATGGCGCTGGCCGACTCGACCGGGGCCGTGTGCGCGTTCCTCAACCTGCCCGAAGGCGCCCAGGCCACGACCACGCTCGAATCGAAGACGAACTTCCTCCGGAGCGTCCGTTCGGGCTACGCCGTCGCGGCATCCAGACCACTGCACGCCGGACGGCGGGTGGTCGTCGTCGAAACCGAGGTGACCGGCGACGACGGGAAGTTGGTCGCGAAAGTGACACAGACCCAGGCCGTGCTCTAGGCATCTGTTTACTTAATCGCCGCGGCAGGCAAAAATCTCTGGCTATCAACCGAGCCTGGGGACGGAGCCGGAATGCGAGCACGCGGACTGGTCACGCTAATGTCCATCGCCATGTTGACCGCGGGGGCGACGCAGTACGCCGAGGCAGCACCGGCGCACCTCGCGAACGACGAGGCCATCAACTACCACGAATGGTCCGGACCGGGGTACGTCACCGGGCGGTTCGACGGGCTCGGGCTGGGCCTCGGCGGGCTGCGCATCACCCACCCGGCCGGCACGGTCGAGCACAGCGAGCCCGGCCTCGGCACCACGAAGACCTACGACTACGGCACCTGGACCTCCCCGGTGTTCCGGCCGGGCTTCGACGCCACGCAGCTCATCGCGTCGTGGAACGCGCAGACGCCGGCCAAGACCTGGCTGCAGGTCGAAGCCAAGGGCCGCACGTCCGCCGGCGTCGAGACCACCTGGTACGTGATGGGCCGCTGGGCCAGCGGCGACAGCGACATCCAGCGCACCAGCGTCGACGGGCAAAGCGACGACAACGCCTCCGTCGACGTCGACACGCTCGCCACCAAGACCGGCGTCACGCTGCGTTCGTACCAGCTGCGGGTGAGCCTCTACCGCGAGGCGGGCACCCGCGTCACCCCGACGCTGTCCACGCTGGGCGCGATGACCTCCAACGTCCCGGACCGCTTCGACGTGCGGACCACAAAGCCGGGCGTCGCCAGAGGCATCGAGCTGAAGGTCCCGGAGTACGCGCAGAACATCCACAAAGGACAGTTCCCGCAGTACGGCGGGGGCGGCGAGGCGTGGTGCAGCCCGACCTCGACCGAGATGGTCGCCGAGTACTGGGGCAAGAAGCCGACCGCGCGGCAGATGAGCTGGATCCCGTCGGACTACGTCGACCCGGCAGTCGTGTACGCGGCCCGCAACACCTACGACTACGCCTACGACGGCACCGGCAACTGGCCGTTCAACACCGCGTACGCGGCTTCGCTCGGCCTGCGCGGCCACATCACCCGGCTGCACGACCTCAACGAGCTCGAGGGCTACATCGCGCGCGGCATCCCGGTGATCACCTCGCAGTCGTTCCTCTCCTCGGAGCTCGACGGCGCGGGTTACGGCACGTCCGGGCACATCATGGTGGTCGTCGGCTTCACCAAGGCCGGTGACGTGATCGTGAACGACCCCGCGTCCAGCTCCGACTCGCGCGTGCGCAACGTCTACAAGCGCGACCAGTTCGAAAAGATCTGGCAGCGCACCAAGCGCTACACCGACACCGGCAGCGTGGCGGGCGGCCCCGGCGGCGTGGTCTACATCGTCACCCCCGCCTGAAGACTCGTGAGTGGCGATGACGGTTAGAACCGTCATAGCCACTCACGAGCCCGATATGGCGACATGCGCATGATCCGTGATTAGCTGCCCCGGAGAGCAACGGTGCCGGGAAAGGGTGTGCGCATGCCGTACGAAGTCCAGGGAGTCGTGTCACGGGCGAAGGGCGAGCCGGTCACGCTGGAGGCCGTGGTCGTGCCGGACCCGGGCCCCGGCGAGGCGGTCGTTTCGGTCCAGGCGTGCGGGGTCTGCCACACCGACCTGCACTACCGCGAGGGCGGCATCAACGACGAGTTCCCGTTCCTGCTCGGCCACGAGGCCGCGGGGCGGGTGGACAAGGTCGGCGCGGGCGTCACCGACCTCGCGCCGGGCGACTACGTGATCCTGAACTGGCGCGCGGTCTGCGGCACCTGCCGGGCGTGCCGGCGCGGCAAGCCGTGGTACTGCTTCTCCACGTTCAACGCCGAGCAGCCGATGACGCTCACCGACGGCACGAAGCTCTCCGCAGCACTGGGCGTCGGCGCGTTCCTGGAGAAGACGCTCGTCCACAGTGGACAATGCACGAAGGTGAACCCCGAGGCCGAGCCCGCGGTGGCCGGCCTGCTCGGCTGCGGCGTGATGGCCGGGCTGGGCGCGGCGATCAACACCGGCGCCGTCGGCCGTGGCGACTCGGTGGCCGTGATCGGCTGCGGCGGGGTGGGCGACGCCGCCATCGCGGGCGCCCAGCTGGCCGGCGCGACCACGATCATCGCGATCGACACCGACGACCGGAAGCTCGAGTGGGCCAAGGGTTTCGGCGCCACGCACACCGTGAACAGCAAGGGCCTGAGCGAAGCCGCCGTGGTCACCGCGATGCAGGACGCCACCCGCTCGTTCGGCCCGGACGTGGTGATCGACGCCGTCGGCAGGCCGGAAACCTGGCGCCAGGCGTTCTACGGCCGTGACCTGGCTGGCACCGTGGTGCTGGTCGGCGTCCCGACGCCGGAGATGAAGCTGAACGACCTGCCGCTGATCGACTTCTTCTCCCGCGGCGGCTCGCTCAAGTCGTCCTGGTACGGCGACTGCCTGCCCTCGCGCGACTTCCCCATGCTCGTGGACCTGTACCTGCAGGGCCGGCTGCCGCTGGAGAAGTTCGTCACCGAGCGGATCGGCCTCGACGGCGTCGAGCAGGCCTTCGAGCGCATGCACCACGGCGACGTCCTGCGCAGCGTGGTGGAGTTCTGAGCCTCTTCACCGACGCCGATTACCCGGCCGACCCGTACCCCGGGACCCGGCCGGGCGGCTCGTACGTGCACCTCGACGGCGCCGGCCACGAACTCGCCACGGCGCCGCCGGGGTGGCGCGAGCGCACGCCCGTGCTCGCGTACGGCTCCAACGCGTGCCCGTCGAAGATCACCTGGCTGCGGGAGCACCTCGGGCTGGCCGGGCCGGTCGTCGTGGTGAAGGTGCGCTGCATCGGGCTGGCCGCGGTGTGGGCGGCGGGCCTGCGCAAACGCGACGGCCAGCGCCCGGCCACGCTCACGGCCATGCCCGGCGTCGAGGACCACGCCGTCTGGTTCGTCACGCCAGACCAGCTCGCGGTCCTGGACGTGTGCGAAGGCCGTGGCAACCGGTACGACCTCGCGCGGCTGACCGCCGCCGACATCCGGTTCGAGGACGGCACCCGGCTCGACGGCGTGCACGCTTACGTCGCGAATTCCGACATCCGGCGTCCCCTGCTCGTCGACGGGCGGCCGGTGCGGGTCGCGGACGTCGAACAGGCCCGCGCCGCCACGCTCACCGGCGTCCCGGCGCCCGGCCACGGCGTGCCGTGCGAGGTGCTGGAGCCGACGCGCACGTTCAGCTGACCGGCAGGCGACGCGGGTCCGGCACCGCGCGCAGGGCGAGAAACCCCCGCGGCTGCTGCGTCACCCGCTCGTACCGGACGGGGTCGACGCTCTCGGCCTCGGGCAGCGGCCGCGGCTCGACCAGCCGCTCGATGAGGAATCCAGCGCGGCGCAGTTCCTCGCAGGTCTGCTCCAGCGGGGCCAGCCAGTAGCGGACCTGCCAGCCCTGCCGCCACACCTCCTCGACCAGGCGCACGTCGAAGTAGTTGCCGCCGTGACGCAGCCAGTCGGTCGAACCCGGTCACGCTCGCGCCCTGCGCCACCAGCTCCTCGGCGTAGAGGCCGGGGCCGCACGCCACGTCGAGGACCCGGCGGCCCGCGACGTCGCCGAGCAGCTCCAGACAGGCCGGACGGTCGTAAAGCGCGTTGACCGTGCCGATAGATACCAAACCGACCGGAAGTAAGCAGTTGGTACAGGTCCGTCGCCTTTCCCGGTCAGCTTACTTCCGGCCTTTTTGGTACAGGCCCTCCCGCGCGTGGTCCAGGAACTCGTCGGCGAACGCGTCGTACTGCGGGCCCGGGCCCACGGTCTCGGTCATCGCCCCAGTTTGCCGGGCCGGCGCGGCTCAGCCGATCAGTTTTCCGGGGTTGAGGATGCCCGTCGGGTCGACCGCGTGCTTGGCCGCGCGCAGCACGTCCACGCCCAGCGTCCCGATCTCCGCCGGCAGGTAGGGGGCGTGGTCGACGCCCACGGCGTGGTGGTGCGAGATCGTGCCGAGGCCGGTGATGGCCTCCGACGCGGCCCGCTTCGCGCGCTGCCACTGGCCCATCGGGTCGGCGTCGTCGCGCGAGGTCAGCACGGTGAAGTACAGCGAGGCGCCCGTCTCGTAAACGTGCGAGACGTGGCACATCACGATCGCGCGGCCGAGCGAGGCGGTCAGGGCCGCGCGGACGGCGTCGTGCAGCTCGTCGAGCTTCGACCAGTACGCCGCCGTCTCCAGCGTCTCGACGCAGACGCCGAGGCCCATCAGCGTGTCCCGCTGCCGGGGGCCGTTGAACCGGCCGTGGCGCCAAGACTCGCCGAGCGCGCGGCCGATCCGGAGCGCGCCCGCGCGCCGCAGCACCGCGGCCGTCCGGCGCCGCCTCGGCTTGACGTCGCCCTCCCAGCCGACGATCAGCAGGCACGGCCGCTTGATCCCGCGGGCGGCGAGATAACCGCGTAACAGAGCCGTTTTCCACCCGGCGTTGAGTGCGAAGGACACGGCCGTTTCGTCCACATCGGACAGCCGGGTGACGTCCGCCGTCACGTGCTGCTGCGCGAGCTGCCGGACGGCTTCGGCGCCGGCCGCCCAGCCGTCCACGACGTAGCCCTCGTAACGCCGCTCCCGCGGCACCGGCCGGACGCGCAGCGCGACCTCGGTGATCACGCCCAGCGCGCCCTCGCTGCCGACGGCGAGCTGGCGCAGGTCCGGCCCGGCCGCCGACGCGGGCGCGACCCCGAGCTTCCACTCACCCCGCGGGGTCGCCAGCCGGACGCCGGCCACCATGTCCTCGAACCGGCCGTACCCCGACGACGCCTGCCCGGCCGAGCGCGTCGCGGCGAACCCGCCGATGGTCGCCCGCTCGAACGACTGCGGCACGTGCCCGAGGGTGAACCCGTGCTCCCCGAGCAGCCGCTCGGCCTCGGGCCCGCGGACGCCGGCCTGCAGCACGGCGAGGTGTGAAACCGGGTCGAGCGACACCAACTTGTCGAGCCGGGCCAGGTCGAGGGCGATCACGGTGGCCTTGTTCCCGCGCAGCGCGGAGACGCCGCCCACCACCGAGGTCCCGCCGCCGAACGGGACCACCCCCACGTCGTGGCTCACACAGGCCTCGAGCACGGCCTGGACCTGGTCCGGGTCGCCGGGCAGCACCACGGCGTCGGGCACCGGCACCGGCTCACCGGTCTGACGGCGCAGCAGGTCCAGATAGGACAGACCACTGGCGCGGGCGAGCCGCTCCGAGTCGTCCACCAGCACGTTCTCGGTCCCGACCACGGCCGCGAGCGCCACCCGCGCCGGCTCGGAAAGGGTCGATCCGGCCAACTTCGGGACAGTCTGCCCGCTATGCCCTCGATCCGCCCCCACTCGGCCGATACGCTGGCCGAGCCACCGGATCGCCCGATCGGGCAACGCGGTGGCGTCAGCGCCGTCGCCGGCCCACGAATCCCGGATGCGGTGGTTAATGAGATCACTCACGACTACAGTGTGACATATGGACGTGAAACGTCACTCCCGGCCGGAAGAGGCCGCCTCCGCGCTCGCGGACACCCGCAGTCGCCAAACCTCGGCGCGCGTCTCCGACGACGTGCTGCTCGACGCCGCGCGCGAGTGCGTGCTCGCGGTCGGCGTCCGGCGCACCACGCTCGCCGAGATCGCCCGCACCGCGCACGTCAGCCGTATGACGGTGTACCGGCGGTTCCCCGACGTCCGCAGTGTGCTGGCCGCGCTGATGACCCGCGAGTTCAGCGGCCTGCTGAAACAGGCGAACCACGCGGGCGACGAGGCGGCGCACATCCGGGAGCGCCTGGTGCGCATCGCCGCGGCCGCGGTCACCGAGCTGTCCGCCGACCCGCTGTTCCGCACGCTGCTGGACGTCGACCCGGAACTGGTGCTGCCCTACATCGTGGAGCGGCTGGGCGCCACGCAGAACTTCGCCGAACAGGTGCTGCGGCACCTGCTGGAGGCCGGTCACCAGGACGGCTCCATCCGGCGCGGCGAAGTGGTCACGCAGGCGCGCTCGATCCTGCTGGTGGTGCAGTCGTTCGCGTTCTCGCTGCGCCCGGCCACGGCGGACGTCGACGAGCCGGCCCTGCTCGACGAGTTCCGGCACATCCTCGACGCTTCGCTTCGGCCGTGAGCACCGCCGACGCACTTTTTCCCGCGGAGACGGCATGAGCACCGGCTCACTCAATGCCCGCCGACGTGAACGTGAACTGGACCGGCTGACCGGCGGCGAGCGGGTCGACGTGATCGTGGTCGGCGGCGGGGTCACCGGGGCCGGGATCGCGCTGGACGCGGCCGCGCGCGGGCTGTCGGTGGCGCTCGTGGAGGCGCGTGACCTGGCGTTCGGCACCTCGCGCTGGTCGAGCAAGCTCGTGCACGGCGGCCTGCGTTACCTGGCCAAGGGCGAGCTGGGGCTGGCGCACGAGAGCGCCGTCGAGCGCGGCATCCTGATGACCCGCACGGCGCCGCACCTGACCCGGGCCATGCCGCAGCTGTTTCCCTTGTACCCCGGCACTTCCCGGGCCCAGCAGGCGGTGATCACCACCGGGCTGCACGCGGGTGACGCGCTGCGCCGGGCGGCTCGGACGCCGTCGTCGGTGCTGCCCCGGCCACGGCCGGTCCCGGCGGCCGAGGCGCTCGCGCTGTCCCCCGGACTCGCGCCGGGCGGGCTACGCGGCGGGCTCCTGGCGTACGACGGCGCGCTGGTCGACGACGCCCGCCTGGTGGTGAGCCTCGCGCGGACGGCCGCCCTGCTGGGCGCGCGGATCCTGACGCGGGTGGAGGCGGTTTCGCTGACTGCTGAGGGCGTCCGCGTCCGCGACGGCTCGGCGGAGTACGACCTGCACGCCCGGCAGGTGATCAACGCGACCGGCGTCTGGGCGGACACGCTCACGGACTCCGTGCAGCTGCGCCCCTCGCGCGGCTCGCACCTGGTGCTGGCGCCGGGCTCGGTGTCGATCGGCGCGACCTCGGTGAACGTGCCGGTGCCCGGCGAGACCAACCGCTTCGTGTTCCTGCTCCCCCAGCCCGACGGCCGCGTTTACCTGGGGCTGACCGACGAGCCGCTGGACGGCGAGGTCCCGCCAGTGCCGTCGGTGCCGGAGTCCGATGTGGACTTCCTGCTCACGGTCGCGTCCTCGGTGCTCACGCGGCCGCTGACCCGCGAGGACGTGATCGGCTCGTTCGCCGGCCTGCGGCCGCTGGTCGCCGGCTCCGGCGGGCGCAGCGCGGACCTCTCGCGCAAGCACGCGGTGGTCACCGGCACGGACGGGGTCCTGACCGTCGTCGGCGGCAAGCTCACCACGTACCGGCGGATGGCCGAGGACGCCGTCGATGCGGCACTGGTGCGCGCGGGCCTGCACGCCGGCCCGTCCCGCACCGCGCGGCTGCCGCTGCTGGGCGCCGCGCCGCGGAACCGGCTGTCCCTTGTGGACGCTCCCACGCGGCTCATCGCCAAGTACGGCACGGAAGCCCCGCGCGTCGCCGCGCTGGGCCAGGTCGAGCCGGAGTTCGCAGCCCCGCTCTTCGACGGCACCGAGATCACCGCCGCCGAAGTGGTCTGGGCCGTCCGCCACGAGGGCGCCCTGGACGCCGAAGACGTGCTCGACCGCCGCACCCGCCTGTCCCTCGTCCCCGCCGACGCGGCCGCCGCGCGCCCCCGCGTCCAGGATTTGGTCGCGAAGGCGCTGGCCGGGCTGTCCTGATCGGCCGGTTCCGGCTCGGCTGGGGTCAGCGCGAGGCGGACGGTGGGTCGAAGGGCCCGTGGTCGGCGGCGCAGACCGTGCCGGCCGGAGGCAGCGTCAGGCTGACCAGGTAGCTGTCGAGCCGCTGGTCCACGCACTGGTTCCGGCCGTCGTAGGCGACGCCGTGCCCGGCGATGTCCACGGTGAGCAGGCCGGCCCGGCCGAGCAGGTGACTGGTGGAGACCGCGTCCTCATACGGTGTCGCCGGGTCGCCGAGCCGGTCGCCCACGAGCAGGACCGGGTTGGCGGTCGGCCGGTTCCACGGGCCGGTGTAGCGGTCGGGGTCGGTCACCGGCCAGCTCGCGCACGGCAACGCGCGGTAGACCCAGGCCGACGCGAACCCGGGAGCGGCCGCCTCGGCCCGGCGGGCGTAGCGGCCGACGGCCTGCGGATCGCGCGGGTTGTCGGAGTCCGTGCAGCCGACGGCGTTGAACCAGGTGTTGAACGCGTTCTGCGGCTCGCCGGGCTCCGTGGTCGTGGCGCCGGCCGGGTCAGCAGAGAACCGTGGCGGCACCGGCACCGGCACCGGCACCGGCGCTGCCGCGGCGGCGACCGGGTGCTGGGTGGCGAGGTACACCGTCTGCAGGAAAGGGGTCATGGCCGCGGCGGCTTGCCAGTTGTAGAGCCCGGTCAGCATCCGGTTGACCAGCTCCGTGTAGGTGATCTGGTGCGGATCGCCGTGCGAATCCAGGTAGGTGACCGGTCCCCGGCGCAGCGTGGCCAGCAGGTCGTCGTACTTGTGGTGCAGGCTCGGCTCCGTGGCGCCGGGCCCGCCGAACTCGCACTGGGTGTGGGCCGCGCATTCCCGCAACAGGGTGTTCAGCGCGGTCTGGGCACCGAGGTACGGGGCGGTCCGGTAGATGTAGGGCTCGCCGCCCTGCCCCGGCTGCCGGCCGGTGGTCCACTCCTGCGGCTGCAGCACACCGTCGAGCACCATGGCCCGCACCCGCTGCGGGAACAGGTTGGCGTACACCTCACCCAGGAATGTCCCGTAGGACGTGCCGAGGTAGGTCAGCTGCCGGTCGCCGACGGCGCGGCGCAGCAGGTCCAGGTCCCGGGCGACGTTGGCGGTGGACATGTGCCCGAGCAGCGGCCCGGCGTGCTGCGCGCAGCGCGCGGTGACGTCGCCGACCTGCCGGATCGCCGCGGCCTCTTCGGCTTCGGTGACGGGGAAGACCGGGCTCAGTTTCGCGTCGTCGGCCGGGTCGCCGGAACAGCTGACCGGGGTGGAGGCGCTGGTGCCGCGCGGGTCGAACCCGACGATGTCGAAGCGGGCGCTCATCGCCGGTGACAGCCGCGGCGGGATCCGGCCGCCGCCGCCGGGACCGCCGGGGTTGACGAACACGGTGCCGATCTTGTGCTGCGTGTCCGTAGCGGGCCGTTTGTTCAGGGCCAGGGAGATCTGCGGACCGGTCGGGTCCCGATAGGACAGTGGAACCCGGGCCGTGGCGCACTCGGAGCCGGGCGGAGCAGTGTCGGCCGGGCAGGTTGCCCAGTCGAGCACGGGTGCCGCGGCGCTGTCGCTGTCGGGGCCGGCCGGTGGTGTCACGGCGCCCGCCCCCGTGGTCAGTCCGGCCGAGATCGTCAACGTCACGATGCCCAGCGTGAGGCCACGCCGGAGGGCGCTGCGTCGTGCTCTCATTCGGGAACTTCCCCTCGTGGTGCGGTGCCGTGCTCCGCGAGCACCCTAGGGCGGGGATTCGGAACTCCGGATCCGCCGGGAAGCCGGGAAAGAGTGGCTGTTCGGCCGATGCCCGCCGACCCGAGAGCTGGGACACGACTCCGGCGGATTCCCGATCAGACGTTGCTCAGACTTGACGAGTCGTTGGGTTTTTGCAACAGTATGTTCCATGAGCCCGGTCAGACGCGGCAAAGAGCTGCCGATCCACAACCGGCTGCCCGTGCTCCGGGCGGAGCGGGGGATGAGCCGGGCGGCGCTGGCCGATGCGGTGGAGGTCAACCCGCAGACGATCGGGGCGCTGGAGCGCGGGGACCACTACCCGAGCCTCGACCTGGCGTTCCGCATCTGCACGGTGTTCGACCTGCCCGTGGAGGCGGTGTTCAGCCGCGAGCCGTTCGCGCCACTGTCCACACAGGTCTATCGAGAGGGGGGAGCATGACGACGAAACGGGGGCGCCTCGCCGCCTACTGGGAGCGACAGCTCGACCGGGCGGAGGAGCAGGAAGCCCAACGCGCGCTGAAGCTGCGCGCCTGGCGCACCCGCCGGCGGCGGCGTCAGCTGGTCGGGCTGACCGCGGCCGGCGACCTGATCCTGATCGTCGCCGCGGCGCTGCTCGAGCTCGTCCCGAACTGGCTGTTCATCGTGCTGTGGGTCGCGGGGTTCGTGGTCGCCGGGACCGGCTTCATCCCGCAGCGCATCGTCACCGGCAAGATGAGCGACAGCTTCTCGCGGCGGCTCGACGAGCGGGAGCGCGAATGGCGCCACCGCACCGCTTTCCTGGCCTACCAGGTCATGATCTACCTGATGCTGATCGCGATGGTGTACGAGCTGGCCATCAATCGCCGGCCGGACGGCGCGATCCGCGGCGTGACGATGCTGGCCGCGCTGATCGTCACCGGCAGCACCCTCCCGTCGATGATCCTCGGCTGGACGCTGCCGGACGACGATCCCGAAGACTTTCTCGAACCGGGGGACGGGGCATGACCGATCAGACGCTGGAGATCGACCGGATCTCCAAGCGGTACGGGGAAAAAGTGGCACTCGACGGGGTCTCCTTCGACGTGCGCGCCGGTGAGCTCTTCGGGTTCGTCGGCGGCAACGGCGCGGGCAAGACCACGACGATGCGGATCGCGCTGGGGGTGCTGACCGCCGACTCCGGCGAGGTCCGGTTCGACGGGCGGCCGATCACCCACGAGACGCGCACGCGCATCGGGTACATGCCCGAGGAGCGCGGCCTGTACCCGAAGATGAAGGTGCTCGACCAGCTCGTCTACCTGGCCGAGCTGCACGGGCTGAGCACCAACGACGCGCACCGCAGCGCCGAGCTGTGGCTGGCCCGGCTCGGCCTCGGCGAGCGGCGCAAGGACGAGGTGCAGAAGCTCAGCCTCGGCAACCAGCAGCGCGTGCAGCTCGCCGCCGCGCTGGTGCACGACCCGGCCGTGCTGGTGCTCGACGAGCCGTTCTCCGGCCTCGACCCGCTGGCGGTGGACGTGATGAGCGGGGTGCTGCGCGAGAAGGCCGCGCGCGGCGTGCCCGTGGTGTTCTCCAGCCACCAGCTGGAACTGGTGGAGCGGCTGTGCGACCGCGTCGGGATCATCCACAATGGACGAATGGCTGCCGTCGGCACGGTGGCCGAGCTGACCCGCGGCGCCGGCAGCCGGCTGGTCGTCACGGCTCCGGGCACCCGTCCCGGCTGGGCCTCGACGGTGCCGGGAGTGCGGGTGCTGGAAGAACGCGGTTCGACGACCGTGCTGGAGCTGGACCCGAGCGCGGACGACCAGGCCGTGCTGGCCGCCGCGCTGGCGACCGGGCCGGTCACGGAGTTCAGCCGGCATCGCCGCTCGCTCACCGAGCTGTTCCGCGACGCCGGCGCGCCGAAGCAGGGAGACGTGGCATGAACCGCATCAGCCCCGCGCGCGCCGTCCGGCTGGTCGCCAAGCGCGAGCTGAACACCCGGCTGCGCACGCGTTCGTTCGTGGTCAGCACCGCCGTGCTTTTGGTGCTGCTGTGCGGTTACGTCGCGCTGCAGGCCTTCCTCGCCGGCTCCTCCAGCACGACCACGATCGCGCTCACCGGGCAGGCACAGGGCATCGCGCAGGAGCTGCAGGCGGCCGGCGCGCAGGCCGGGGACAAGTTCGAGACCGTCACCGTATCGTCCGAAGAGGACGGACAGGACCAGGTCCGCTCGGGTGACGCCGACGCGCTCGTGTCCGGCAGCGCCTCCCGGCTCCGGGTCACCGTCAAGTCCACACTGGACACCAAACTGCAGGCCGTGCTCGACGGCATCGTGCAGCAGCAGGTCCTCGACGCCCAGCTGTCCGCCGCCCACCTCGACCCGGTACAGGTGCGCCAGACGGTCTCGGCGGCGCACGTCGACGTCGCGCCGCCGCTGGAGCCTCGCGACTCGGACCACGGGCAGAAGCTCGTGATCGGCATCGTCGTCGCGATCCTGCTGTACATGAGCATCATCACCTACGGCCTGCTCGTCGCCCAGGGTGTGGTGGAGGAGAAGTCCAGCCGGGTGGTGGAGATCCTGCTCTCCACCGTGCGGCCGTGGCATCTGCTGCTGGGCAAGGTGATCGGGCTCGGCCTGGTCGGGCTGGTGCAGCTCGGCATCATCGTCGTGGTCGGGCTGGCCGTGGCCACGGGGACCGGGGTGCTGACCGCGAGCGGCATCGCGGTGGGGGCCGTCGCCTGGGGCATCGTCTGGTACCTGCTGGGATTCCTGTTGTACGCCATGATCTACGGCGCCGCCGGCTCGCTCGTCTCACGGCAGGAGGACACGCAGTCGGTGGTGGCGCCGGTGAACATCGCGCTGATCATCGGCTTCATCGCGGGGATCAACCTGCTCACGCAGTCGCCGGACGGCACCGCGACCCGCGTCGTCTCGCTGATCCCGCTGCTGTCACCGGTGCTGATGCCGGCGCGGATCGCCACCGGCGCGGCGGCGCCGTGGGAGATCGTGACGTCGCTGGTGCTGACGATCGCGTCGATCGGCCTGGTCACCTGGCTGGGCGCGCGGATCTACCAGAACGGCGTGCTGCGCGTGG
This genomic interval carries:
- a CDS encoding antibiotic biosynthesis monooxygenase family protein — translated: MPKTFSEEAAVEVKTAKGFRGTRLHRAIDADAPYPLVNVARWDSAEDMRAAVGERFTGQEGGPVSIQPALYRIVHDAEDPQP
- a CDS encoding PaaI family thioesterase, whose product is MTDPEGTQLFHRTMPFSERLGIEVLEHGKGLVRSRIAWDESLCTIGGALHGGVLMALADSTGAVCAFLNLPEGAQATTTLESKTNFLRSVRSGYAVAASRPLHAGRRVVVVETEVTGDDGKLVAKVTQTQAVL
- a CDS encoding peptidase C39 family protein produces the protein MRARGLVTLMSIAMLTAGATQYAEAAPAHLANDEAINYHEWSGPGYVTGRFDGLGLGLGGLRITHPAGTVEHSEPGLGTTKTYDYGTWTSPVFRPGFDATQLIASWNAQTPAKTWLQVEAKGRTSAGVETTWYVMGRWASGDSDIQRTSVDGQSDDNASVDVDTLATKTGVTLRSYQLRVSLYREAGTRVTPTLSTLGAMTSNVPDRFDVRTTKPGVARGIELKVPEYAQNIHKGQFPQYGGGGEAWCSPTSTEMVAEYWGKKPTARQMSWIPSDYVDPAVVYAARNTYDYAYDGTGNWPFNTAYAASLGLRGHITRLHDLNELEGYIARGIPVITSQSFLSSELDGAGYGTSGHIMVVVGFTKAGDVIVNDPASSSDSRVRNVYKRDQFEKIWQRTKRYTDTGSVAGGPGGVVYIVTPA
- a CDS encoding S-(hydroxymethyl)mycothiol dehydrogenase; translated protein: MPYEVQGVVSRAKGEPVTLEAVVVPDPGPGEAVVSVQACGVCHTDLHYREGGINDEFPFLLGHEAAGRVDKVGAGVTDLAPGDYVILNWRAVCGTCRACRRGKPWYCFSTFNAEQPMTLTDGTKLSAALGVGAFLEKTLVHSGQCTKVNPEAEPAVAGLLGCGVMAGLGAAINTGAVGRGDSVAVIGCGGVGDAAIAGAQLAGATTIIAIDTDDRKLEWAKGFGATHTVNSKGLSEAAVVTAMQDATRSFGPDVVIDAVGRPETWRQAFYGRDLAGTVVLVGVPTPEMKLNDLPLIDFFSRGGSLKSSWYGDCLPSRDFPMLVDLYLQGRLPLEKFVTERIGLDGVEQAFERMHHGDVLRSVVEF
- a CDS encoding gamma-glutamylcyclotransferase; this translates as MHLDGAGHELATAPPGWRERTPVLAYGSNACPSKITWLREHLGLAGPVVVVKVRCIGLAAVWAAGLRKRDGQRPATLTAMPGVEDHAVWFVTPDQLAVLDVCEGRGNRYDLARLTAADIRFEDGTRLDGVHAYVANSDIRRPLLVDGRPVRVADVEQARAATLTGVPAPGHGVPCEVLEPTRTFS
- a CDS encoding FAD-binding oxidoreductase, with amino-acid sequence MVGTENVLVDDSERLARASGLSYLDLLRRQTGEPVPVPDAVVLPGDPDQVQAVLEACVSHDVGVVPFGGGTSVVGGVSALRGNKATVIALDLARLDKLVSLDPVSHLAVLQAGVRGPEAERLLGEHGFTLGHVPQSFERATIGGFAATRSAGQASSGYGRFEDMVAGVRLATPRGEWKLGVAPASAAGPDLRQLAVGSEGALGVITEVALRVRPVPRERRYEGYVVDGWAAGAEAVRQLAQQHVTADVTRLSDVDETAVSFALNAGWKTALLRGYLAARGIKRPCLLIVGWEGDVKPRRRRTAAVLRRAGALRIGRALGESWRHGRFNGPRQRDTLMGLGVCVETLETAAYWSKLDELHDAVRAALTASLGRAIVMCHVSHVYETGASLYFTVLTSRDDADPMGQWQRAKRAASEAITGLGTISHHHAVGVDHAPYLPAEIGTLGVDVLRAAKHAVDPTGILNPGKLIG
- a CDS encoding TetR/AcrR family transcriptional regulator; the protein is MDVKRHSRPEEAASALADTRSRQTSARVSDDVLLDAARECVLAVGVRRTTLAEIARTAHVSRMTVYRRFPDVRSVLAALMTREFSGLLKQANHAGDEAAHIRERLVRIAAAAVTELSADPLFRTLLDVDPELVLPYIVERLGATQNFAEQVLRHLLEAGHQDGSIRRGEVVTQARSILLVVQSFAFSLRPATADVDEPALLDEFRHILDASLRP